One genomic window of Phoenix dactylifera cultivar Barhee BC4 chromosome 6, palm_55x_up_171113_PBpolish2nd_filt_p, whole genome shotgun sequence includes the following:
- the LOC103707566 gene encoding uncharacterized protein LOC103707566: MVHDFRGASILVVAALLFLPLFLGSAEMPMQLSRAELVHQAGYGEERLSSVLITGTILCDACLQPGSHLLSSHVRGAKVAIACKTEERRRKTNWAYGMADEYGEFIIDVPSHLHAIPLEEDCVIRVLRMPKNSCCRQMSEMNHKGIKLSSVGNSIRVYTAGVVRLSCRTRPSQECLENGYNDMESAW, translated from the exons ATGGTGCACGACTTCCGAGGCGCCTCCATCTTGGTGGTGGCCGCGTTGCTCTTCCTTCCCCTCTTCCTGGGCTCCGCAGAGATGCCCATGCAGCTCTCACGTGCGGAGCTCGTGCACCAGGCCGGCTACGGGGAGGAGAGGCTCTCATCCGTGCTGATCACCGGCACCATTCTCTGCGACGCCTGCTTGCAACCCGGGTCCCACCTCCTCTCTTCCCATGTCCGAG GTGCAAAGGTAGCCATTGCATGCAAAACtgaagaaaggaggaggaaaactAACTGGGCGTATGGAATGGCAGACGAGTATGGAGAATTCATCATCGACGTCCCTTCCCATCTCCATGCAATCCCACTGGAAGAGGATTGCGTTATCAGGGTCCTAAGAATGCCCAAGAACTCATGTTGCAGGCAAATGTCAGAAATGAACCACAAGGGAATAAAATTGTCTTCGGTTGGAAATAGCATCCGTGTCTATACTGCTGGAGTTGTACGGTTGAGCTGCAGAACTAGACCTTCTCAGGAGTGCTTGGAGAACGGGTACAATGACATGGAAAGCGCGTGGTGA